The Brevundimonas sp. SORGH_AS_0993 genome segment CTCGTCACCCTGATCGTGAAGATCGGCATGGCGGTCGGCGGCGGCGTGTCTCTGATCGTCGCTGGCCTATTCGGATTCGACCCCCAGGGCGGCAACCGGGGCTGGGCCATGGGCGGGTTCTTCCTGGCCTTCATCATCGTGCCCATCCTGCTCAACCTGATCAGTTTCGCCTTCGCCGCGCGCTTCCCGCTGAACCGCCGCCGCCAGTCCGTCGTCGCCCGGCGTCTTGCCGCCCGCCGCGCCCGTGAAACCCTCCTGAAGTCGGAAGCCTGACATGAGCCATGAGACGCAAGACGATCCCGCCCGGACGGCGCACCCAGAGCCCGAAACGCCGGACATCGTTCTGTCCAGTCCCCTGGGCGAGATCGTCGTCCGCCCCGACTACGCCCGCGCGCCCCTGACCTCGGCGCATTTCGTCACGCTGGTGCGCGATGGCTGGCTGGACCAGGCGTGCTTCTATCGGGTGGTCCGTTCTCGCCCGGAGGGCGAGGGTCCGCCGACCATCGACGTGATCCAGGGCGGCCTGGGCTTTGCGCGCGCGGACCACGCCCCGCCCGTCCCGCATGAGAACACGGTGGACACCGGCCTGCGCCACGGCGACGGCGTCGTGTCCCTGGCCAAACGCCAGGAGGCCCCCGCCCGTTCGGAGTTCTTCATCTGTATCGGCGATCAGGACATCCTGAACGGCGGTGGTCCGCCGCCGCCCGAGGGGCAGGGAACCGGGTTTCCGGCCTTCGCAAAGGTGATCTCGGGCATGGATGTCGTTCGCGCCATCCACCAGCGGCCCAGCGACGCCCCCGTTCCCGGAGGCGACGAACGTCTGGCCGGTCAGTTTCTGGACACGCCGATCCCCCTTCGCATCGGGCTCCGACGACCCAGCGCCTATAGCGACTGATCGTTTCAGCCGGAACCGCGCTGCGTTCCGTCGGGAAGCGTGAAGCAGGCTCTCGCTTGAATCTGGAGCCTGCTTCACCGCATTTTCGAATGACCGCCCTCTCTCAGGGCGCGAGATCGTCACGCAGGTCCGGGACCGCCCGGATCAGATCGGCCGCGACCAGGGCGGAAAAGAATTTCGCGCCTTCGCGGCCCAGGTGGGTGTGGTCGAAGGCGACGCGGGGCGCGCCTTGCGGCTCGGCGACGGCGGCGTTGCGCGACGGCGTCGAACGGGGGGTCGCCTGCGCGCCGGGCGCCTGCTCTGCGGCCATGTCCGACGACAACGCCGCCGCCTGCTCCGGCGAGGGCGCGGCGGCGGCGAACCGGGCCGATTCCAGCGGCCCCAGGGCCTGGATGGCGGCGGCGCTGGAGGCGTTCAGGTCGACCACGGGCGCCCCGGTGTCGCGCGCGACCCGCCGAACCGCCTCGGCCCAGGGCGCCAGGTCGTTCTGCAGACGGCCATGCACGAATTGGCGACGCGCCAGCGGCGTCACCAGAACGGGAATGGCGCCCTGCGCGCGCGCCTCGATCACATACCGCGTCAGATTGGCTGGAAACTGTGTCGCCAGATCGGTGGAGCGTCCCGGCTTGCCCGGCTGATCGTTATGGCCGAACTGGATCAGCACATAGGTCCGCCGAAAGCCCGGCGTCGACAGTTCGGCCAGAACCCCGTCCCACAGCCCCTCGGCGATATAGCTGCCCGAACTTCGGCCGCCGCGCGCCCGGTTGACGCAGGCGACGGAAGGCGCGACGTGGTCGGCGCAGAAGGCGGCGCCCCAGCCGCTGATATTGGCCGTGGTCGAATCGCCCACCAGGACGATCCGGACCGTCTGGCCGCCCACGGGTGCGACAGGCGCCGCCTGGGGCGTTGTCCCGAAAACAAGGACGGAAACGAGGGCGGCGATCATGGCGCAGTCTCGGGTCTTTGCGCCGGACCGCCGCTGGCGTGGCGCAGGATGTCGGGGATCAGGGCGAAGGGGGCCGAGCCGTGATCGGCGCCGGAAACCTGGCGAAAGACGGCGCCGTCGGGCTTTTCGGCGACCCAGGCGGTGATCCGGCCGCGCATGTCGCGGCCCGTCTCCGCCTCGCCGCACCCGACCATCAGCGACGGCGCGGCGATGTCGGCGGGCGGGGTCGTCCACCACAGGGACGGGCTGATCGCCACCCAGCGCGCGAAGAGGGCGGGATCGGACCGAAGCGTCTCCAGCACGAAAAGCCCGCCCAGCGAATGGCCGAACAGGGTGGTGCGGGCCGGGTCGATCAGGGCGGCCCCGGCGAGCATCGGCAGCACCGCTTCCGCAAGCAGATCGCGCAACGCCCCGGCGCCGCCGGATGGCGCAGCGGCCTCGGGACCCGGGCTCCGCGTGAAGTCGCGCGCGCGCTGATCCGCGAGCGGCCCCTGGTCGGGGCGATGGACCAGGGCGGCGACGACCATCGGGACCACGCCGGTCTTTTCGGTCCGGTGCGACAGAGCCTCGGCCGCGCCGGCCAGGGCGGCGAAGAACCGCCCGCCGTCCAAGGCGAACAGCAGGGGCCAGCCGCCGGACGGGGCCGTTCCCTGGGGCGCGGCCAGCATCAGATCCAGCCTTCGGCCCTCCGGCCCGGCCAGGGCCCGGACGCGCCAGCCCGGCGCGGTCCAGGGCGTCCAGGCGGAAAGAACGTCGTCGGTCATGAACCCTTCCTAGCCCATCGACGCCGCCTGTTGTAATGCGACGCAATCTGATGATGGACATTTCCCTTTCCTCTGCCGACGCCGCGCTTCAGGTTCTGAAGCAGCATCGACGCCTGCGCCTGCGTCGTCGGTTGCTGCTGGCCGGGTTGGCGGTCGCCTGCGTGGCGGCGCTGTGCCTGGACGCGGCCACGGGGCCGTCGGGCCTGTCGGCCTGGCGGATCGTCACCGGCATCGTTCGGCCCGACCTGCTGAGCCCGTCGGAGGCCGCCATCATCTGGCAGATCCGACTGCCCTACGCCCTCACGGCGATCCTGGTCGGGGCGGCCCTGGCCCTGTCCGGGGCCGAGATGCAGACGGTGCTGAACAATCCCCTGGCCAGCCCCTTCACCCTGGGGGTTTCGTCGGCGGCGTCGTTCGGGGCGTCGCTGGCCATCGTGCTGGGGCTGGGTCTGCCCTTCGTGCCGGCGGACGGGGTGGTGGCGCTGAACGCCTTCGTCTTCGCCTTCGGTTCGGTGCTGCTGCTGCAGGCCCTGGCGCGCGCGCGGCGCGGCGGGGTGCAGAGCATCGTCCTGTTCGGCATCGCCCTGGTCTTCGCCTTCAACGCCCTGACCGCCCTGGTGCAGTTCGTCGCCTCGCAGGAGGCGTTGCAGCAGCTGGTGTTCTGGACCATGGGGTCGCTGTCGCGCGCCAGCTGGCGTTCTGTCGCCGTGCTGGCGGCGGTCGTCGTCCTGACCCTGCCCTTCTCCTGGGCGGCGGCGCGGGCGCTGACGGCGCTGCGGCTGGGCGAGGATCGGGCCTTGAGCGCCGGGGTCGATGTGGGGCGGTTGCGGTTCTTCTCCCTGTTGCGCGCCAGCCTGCTGTCGGCCGCCGCCGTCGCCTTCGTCGGCGTGGTGGGCTTCGTCGGTCTGGTCGGGCCGCACATCGCCCGGCTGCTGGTGGGCGAGGATCACCGGCTTTATCTGCCCGCCAGCGTGCTGAGCGGGGCGCTGTTGATGTCCCTGGCCTCGGCGGCGTCCAAGGCCCTGGTTCCGGGCGCCCTGTTGCCGGTCGGGGTGGTGACGGCGGTGATCGGCGTGCCGGCCTTCCTGATCCTGATCTTCCGCAGCGGAGCGCGGGGATGAGCCTGGTCGTCCAGCATCTGACCGCCCGCTATGGCGAACGGACCATCCTGTCCGACGTGGCGTTGCAGCCGCTGGCCGCCGGCCAGGTCGTATCGCTGATCGGGCCGAACGGGGCGGGCAAGACAACCCTGATGCGGGCCATCGCCGGCCTGACGCCCGCCTCGGGCCAGGTGCTGCTGGATGGACAGGACCTGAACCGGATGTCCATCGCCGAGCGGGCGCGCCATGTCGCCTACATGCCCCAGACCCTGCCGCAGGACGTGGCCCTGACGGTGCTGGAGACGGTGATCGCGGCGCTGGAGGCCTCGCCCTCGGCCGCCGGTTCGACCCAGGCCGAAACGCGCGCCCTGGCGGCGCTGGAACGGGTGGGGGCGGTCGATCTGGCGCTGAAGCGGCTGGATCGGCTGTCGGGCGGCCAGCGCCAGATCGCCGGTCTGGCCCAGGCCATGGTGCGCCAGCCGCGCGTCCTGCTCCTGGACGAACCGACCAGCGCGCTCGATCTGCGCCATCAGCTGGAATTGTTCGGCCTGGCCCGCGCCTACGCCCGGGAGAACCAGGCCGTGGTGGTGATGGTGCTGCACGACCTGCAGGCCGCCGCGCGGGTCTCTGACCGGATCGTGGTCCTGGCGGGTGGTCGGGTGCAGGTCGAGGGCAGCCCGGCCGAGACCGTCACCCCCGCCGTCCTGGCCGAGGTCTGGCAAGTGCGCGCCCGTGTCGAACCCTGCGCGCGCGGCCAGATTCAGGTGATGGTGGACGCGGTGCTTTAGGCCGGACGCGCGCTGACGATCCAGGCCGCGCCGTCGATCCAGACGCCGTCGGGGCGCAGCTTGCCGGCGAAGGCCAGCCGCGCCGCCGCCAGGGCCTGGGCGCGCACCGCATCCGACACGTCCTTCAACGCCCGCTCCAGCGGCCCGACGCGGATCGCATGATCGACCGCATCGTCCAGGGCGGCGTCGGCCGTGTCGCCCACGCCGAAGGGGATCAGGCTGTCGAACGGCCGGATGTCGACGTCGGCATAGCCGGCCTCGGTCATGATCCGCTCTATCCGGGCGCGGTCGCCGAAGGAAAACGGGCCGGGCGCGTCGGGACCGGGCGGCGGCGCAGGGGGAACGATGTCGCGGATCGCGCCCATGGGCAGGCGCGTCCAATCGTTTTCGGCCGCCGCGCGCCAGCAGACGAAGACCATCCGCCCGCCCGGCTTCAGCGCCCGACGCAGATTGGCGAAGGCCGCGACCGGATCGTCGAAGAACATCACGCCGAAGCGCGAGACGACCCGGTCGAAGTCGGGCGCGAAATCGGTCGAGGCGGCGTCGGCCAGACGAAAATCGACCGTCTCGCCCCGCGCCGAAGCCAGATCGAGCGCCCGTTCGATCAACGGCGCCGAAATATCCAGCCCCACGACCCGTCCGCCCGGCCCGACGCGGGCGGCCATGTCGAAGGTCGTGGCCCCGGCCCCGCAGCCGACGTCCAGCACATGGTCGCCCACGGCCGGGTCGGCGGCGCGCGCCAGGGCTTCGCCATAGGCCGCCAGCATTCGGTCCAGCCGATCCTGGTTCTCGACCCAGCGTCGCCCGCTGTCGCCGTTCCAGTCCAGCGTGGGCGAGGCCGCCGCCCCGCTCATGCTCAGGGCCGGATCAGGGTGACGGTGTCGCCGGCCGGATCGACCGGGACGGGCGTGCCGGCCGGGGCGTTGCGCGGCAGGCCCCGCGCCTTGTTGGTCACATAGACGGCGTTGGTCGCCGGATCGATGGCGATGGTCTGGGGGAAGGTGCCGGTCTGGAGATTGGCCACGACGGCGTAGTCGGCGCCGTTCACCACCGTCACCGTGCCCGCCTGGCGGTTGGCGACATAGACCTGATCGACGCCGGGATTGTAGGCGACGCTGAGCGCGCCCTCCCCGGTCGGCACCTTCTTGATCACCGCGCCGTCGGCGGCGTTCATGACGGTCAGGTCGCCCGTGCCCTGGCTGGCGACAAACAGACGGTTGCCGCGCGCATCGAAGGCGACATTGGTGGGCTTTTCGCTGCCCGTCGGCCAGACGCCGGCGGACTGGCCCGTGTTCAGATCGATGACGCCCACGTCGTTGGAGCTCATGCCCGTGACGAACAGGCGGTTGTTGCGCGCGTCCAGGGCCGCGCCGGTCAGGCCGCCGACGGGGGCGACGATCTTGCGCTCGATGGTGTGGGTCGCGCCGTCGACGACCCAGATCTGGTTCGGGCGGCTGGCGTCGTTCGCCTCGCCGCCGACGACGGTGACATAGGCCTTGTTGCGCGCCTCATCGACGACGACCTCGCGGACGTGGGCGGAATCGTCATCCCCGTCCTTGATGGTGGCGACCAGGCGGCCGGTCCTGACGTCCACGACCCCAACCGAGCCCGAACGGGTCGCCGTGCCGTAAAGCATCTGGGTGCGGCTGTTGAAGCCCAGGCCGTAAAGGGGGTTGGCCGAGACGTCGATGGCCTGGCCCGGCGTCAGGTCGGCGCTCAGGCGGGCGATGGCGCCGCGCGTCTCGCCGCGCGGACCGACGGCGGCGATCAGGATGTTGCTGTCGGCGGGGTTGAAGACGATCTCGTACAGGCCGCCCGGCGCGACCTTGACGGACTTGACGATGCTGGGCGCCGAAGCCCCGGCGACGGGGGCGGCTGCGGGCGCGCCGATGGCGGCCGTATCGGCCAGGGCGGGGGCGGCCGTCGCGGCCAGAACGGCGGTCGCCGCCATATAGGCCAGGGCGGAGGCGGTGAAACGAACGGAGGTCATCGGCATAGTCCTTCTGCAGTCTTCGGGGGAATGGATCAGGCGGGCGTCAGGTCGGCCCAGTAGTCGCCGCGATAGGGCACGGCCAGAAACTGCTGATTGATCAGATCCAGAGTGGCGCGCGGGTTCAGATCGCCGAACAGTTCGGGATGAATCCACTTGGCCAGGACCTCGGTGGCGACGATGTCGATGGGCGAGTTGATCAGCTGATGCGACAGGCCGTGCGCGCGCCCCTGACGCACCGCCTTCAGGGTCGAAATGCCCGGACGGCCCGTGACGCGGCGCAGGCCCGCCTGCGACTGTTCCGGCGTGAAGTCCGGCCCCACGACGAAGCCGCCGGCCTTGGCCAGGTGCGGGCCGCCGGTGGCGATATAGACGTCCGGGTCGCGCTGGATGACATATTCCAGGTTCAGCTTGCCGGTCGGCGCGGCCAGGACGTCGGCCCCGATGTTGCGCCCGCCGACAAAGGCGATGTAGTCGCCGACATTGCCCCGCCCCGGCGAGTTGCAGCAGTCCGGCGTGATCATGGCGTGGGGTTCCAGGAACACCGTCGGCCGCTGGTCCATCGGCACGGTCGCCACCTTGGCGGAAATCGCGTCCAGCCGGGCCTTCTTGAAGGCGTTGAAGGCGGCGGCCCGCTCGCCGCGGCCGATCAGGGCGCCCAGCAGGGCCAGGCTGCGGGCCTGGTTCTCGAACGGATGGTTGAAGAAGTCGATGAAGGCGACAGGCACGCCCGCCGCCTGAAGCTGGGCCGCCTGTTCGTCGCTGGGGCCAGACTCGACCGAGACCACCGCCATCGACGGCCGTGCGGCCAGGACCGCCTCCAGATTGAACGGCTCGCCCGAACGGGGGATTTTGGGCAGGGTCGCCAGAGCCGGGAATTTCTCGACATAGGCCCTGTACATGTCCGGGCTGATCCGGTTCACATCCCCGCTCCAGGCCGCCAGCAAGGAGACCGGATCGGGATGGATCAGGGCCAGGGCGGTCAGATAGCGGCCGTCGTCGATGCTGATCTTCTGGCCCGGCGACAGGGGCTGGACCGGCCGGTCGCGCAGGTCCTTCAGGGCGGCGCCGCTGGCCGCCTTCTCCGTCGGACCACAGGCCGCCAGCAACGAGAGGCCGCCCACCGACAGACCGCCCAGCCCCAGGAGGGCGGATCGGCGCGACAAGACGCAATGGGGCGAGGCGATCATGACAGGGGCTCTCCGGGCGCCGGACCCACGCCGGCCAGGGACAGAAGGGTCGGGATCAGGGAGGCGGCCAGCATTCCGCCATGCCCCTGGCCCGGCATCTGGCCATAGCGGACATCGACCCCCGCCCCGGTCAACTGCGTCGCCAGGTCGCGCGTCGCGCCGACGGGCACGGACGTCCACATCGGATGCACATGCAGACGCGACGACCGGCCCTTAGCCTCGTCCTCGCCCACCAGAAGGGTCAGGGTCATGTCCGGGCGCGACGGCCGCGCCAGAAGGGGCGGCGCCTCCTTCAACACCGCGCCATAGCCCCACCACAGCGACGGGCTGGCCGCCACGAAGGCGTGATAGGCGTCGGGCCGCGTCAGGGCGGCGTGCAGCACGCACAGGCCGCCATAGGAATGGCCCCAGATCAGGCTGCGCCTCGGATCGACGGCGACGCGGCGGGCCACCTCCGGCCCGATACGGTCGTGCAGCAGGGTCAGGAAGGCGTCGGCCCCGCCGCCCGGCCGCCCCGCCGGATCGACGGCCGCCACATCGCCCGAGGGGCGCGGCGTATAGTCAAAGGCCCGCGCCAGGACATCGAATTGGCGGTCGCCTTCATAGCCGATGGTGACGATCACGGGCGGGTCGCCCGCGTCCAGCCGCGCCAGCAGGGCCTCGTCGATCCGCGCCAGGGCGGCGTCGCCGTCCAGCAGCCAGGCGACCGGACGGCCCGAAGGCGGCGCGGCCTTCCGGGGCGTGGCGACCCAGATGCGATAGACGCGCGCGCCGTCCTCGGACGTGACCGACAGCCGCTCGAACCGATAATAGGCCGAACCGACATCGGCGATGGTCCGCCCCAAGGGCGCGGCCTGGGCCGGCTGGGCCAGGGCCGGGGTCCGGGCGGCGGCCAGGGCCGCCACACCCAGGACGGCGATGAGCAGGGCGCGACGCATCAGAAGCTGTAGTTCACGCCGATCCAGCCGCGACGCCCATCGCCCTGGAAGTCATAGTCGGCGACATTGATCGCCTCGTCGCCCAGATTATAGACGCCGGCCTTGAGGCTGACCGTCGGGGTCACGCGCCAGTTCGCGCCGATGTCGACGGTGGTGTAGCTGGGGTAGCGGCGGCCCACCTGGGTGGCGCCGTTCAGGATCGGCTGGCCGTTCGAACCGACGCGCAGGCCCGCGTTCAGCTCCTCGCCATGATAGTTGACGGCGCCCCACAGGTTCAGCCGCTCGCTGGCGTCGTAGTCGGCGCGGAAGTTGGCCATGTGCTGGGGCGTGCGCGACAGCGGCAGCCCCTTGTAGGTCCCCGACTTCTGTTCCGAGTCGGTATAGGTATAGCCCGCCTTCAGCCCCAGCCGGTCGATGGGCCGCCAACGACCCGACAGCTCCACCCCCTGCAGATCGGCGTCCTGAAGATTGTACCAATAGTAGAGGCGATAGTTGGGGTTCTCGCTCCAGCGCGCGATGGACCCATCCTGATTATAGACCAGGGCGCTGTCGATCTTGTCCTTGAAGGCGGTGCGAAAGACCGTCGCGCTGGCCGACAGGGTCGTGGACGGATTCCACAGCACGCTGACCTCATAGTTCGTGCTGGTCTCGGGCGCGATGCTCGGATCGCCCAGGATGACGCCGCACGTCCCGTTCGGCCCGACCGAGCAATTGGCCCCGCCGGTGGTGTAGGCATAGCCCTGGGCCACCTGGCGCAGTTCGGGCGCGCGGAAGCCGGTGGAGACGCCCCCCTTGATCGTCCACGCCTCGGTCGGCGTCCAGACGGCGTAAAGGCGCGGGCTCCAGTGCGAACCATAGCGTTCGTGATCGTCGAAACGCAGGCCGGCGGTCAGGGCCAGACGCGCGTTCAGCCGCCATTCGTCCTCGACGAACAGGGCGCGCTGCCACACGGTGAAGGTTCCCGGCTGGGTCGCATTGACGCCGGGATTCAGGTCCACCAGCCTGTTCTCGACATATTGGCCGCCCACGACCAGCTGGTGATCGCCCAGCGGCGACCTCTCCAGCGGGATGTTGAACAGGGCGTCATAGACGGTGTTGGTCAGTTTTGGCGCGCGCGCATCCTGGGTGAAGACGCCGGCGCGGCGCGTGAAGGTCTCGCGCTGGGTTTCCTCGCGCAGGACCGACAGGGCGCTGGTCCCCCAGTCCCAACGGCCGTTCCAGCCCAGGGACGCGGCCGTGCGTTCATTGGTGTTGTAGTTGGACGCGGCCGTGGCGGCCAGGGTCGCGCCCGCCGTGTTCTCGCGCTTCACATCGGTCCGGTCGACCTGCAACAGCACCTCGTGATCGGTGTTTGGGGTCCAGGCCAGGCGGCCGGTCAGGTTCCAGTCCTCGCCGCCGTTGACGCCGCCCAGGATGCGATCCTCGTCGCGCTTGTAGCTGCGCCCCCAGATCTGGGCGCCCAGCACGCCGTCCACCAGCGGCCCGGCCAGATAGCCCTGCGCCTGGCGCCAGTCGCCGGACGCGCCGTTCTCCTGGGCGACATAGTCGCCGCCGATGGAGCCGCCCCAACGTTCGGGCACCTTCTTGGTGATGATGTTGATCACCCCGCCGATGGCGTCCGATCCGTACAACGACGACATCGGCCCGCGCACCACCTCGATCCGTTCGATGGCGCCCGACGGCGGGGTGAAGCTCTGTTCGAAACCGGCGTTGCCGTTGACGCGGCTGTCGCGCGTCGACTGGCGTTTTCCGTCCACCAGGATCAGGGTGTAGCTGCCCGGCAGGCCGCGAATATAGACGTCCTGATTGTTCGAGCCGCCGCTGACCGACACCCCCTCCACATCCCGCAGCGCATCGGTCAGGTCCGCGTTCGGGCGATTGGCCAGGGTTTCGGCCGTCACCACCGAGATCGAGGCCGGCGCCTCCACGACCCGCTGCGCCCGGGTCGAGGCCGTGACCACCACATCCTCTAGCGCCGCCGGCTGCTGAGCCTGATTCTGGCCCTGTTTCTGGCCTGCGATCTGGCTCTGGGCGAAGGCGGAAACAGGCGCCACGGCGAAGACAGTGGCGAGAAGCAGACAACGGCGCATGACATATCCTTGAAACCCGCCCCGCACTTAATGCGACTGGTTCGCAAATGCAAGAAACCAGATCGTCGACGAGAATTCGGACCTGACCCGCGCCGTGCCAGACAGCTTTCAGAAACTCGCCCCGTCGTTCCCAGTTCGCGTCGGCCAACCACGGCCCGGCAGTGTGTCGGAACTCCGGTCCGGAGTAGTAAAACCACCGCGACGGCGACGGTCGTGACAAGCGACATCGGACCTGTGGGCGGCAACTGTCAGCGACAGTGCTGTTCGGTCCGGCGCAAGTCTCTGATCAGAAACGCCTGGTGTCCCCTCGGCTCCACCAAATCCTTCCTCCACAAGGGTTTGGACGGAAACAGGCGATAAATCTGACACCACGCTGCTACACACGGCTCCCAAGAGGCCGTCGAAAAAGCGTTCCCTTACAGTCAGTTCACCGTCCCAAGACTGTAGCACCACCTCGTCGCACACACCGTCCAAACGGCCCCTTCAACCGTCTCCTCGGTCACCTGATGCTCGGCGTCGGCAATCGTCTGGCCTGATCGTTCGGGGATCGACCTACTACCTTCGACTTCGTAAAGCTGGGCCGGAATCGGCAGCAAATTCCGGATTCGACTTGCGTGCGTGAGTCAAGAACAATTCCATTTCATTCTGGATTTGTTCACCGAAAGGGCTTACAAGCGCGCGGAGCGCGATGGATTGCCGTCGCTAACAGGCCACTCGATGTTCAACCCTCGCAAAGCAGCACAGGTCATTGCCTATCTCGCACTCCAAGCGGGCGGGCGTATCGATGTTCTGAAGGCTGTGAAGCTTGTCTATCTGGCTGACCGCGACAGTTTGAAAACGTGGGGTGCGCCAATTTTGGACGAGCAGCATGTGTCAATGCCGCACGGTCCGGTCAACTCATCCACCTACTCTCATTTGAACGGTGAGCACGACCTCGCGGCATGTGGCTGGGCCGACTACTTGGAGGATCAAGCCAACCATGTAGTGGGCGTCGTCGAAGGCGTGACTGCCGATGAGTTGGATGAGTTGTCCGATGCGGACATCCAATCTTTGGATTCGGTCTGGGCGCAGTTCAAGCATATGACCAAGTGGCAAATCCGCGATTGGACCCACGACCGGAACAATGTGCCTGAGTGGGAAGACCCAAGCGGAAGTTCACGCCCTATCCCCTTGGAACGGATCATGACGATGGTCGGCATCGAGAATGCCGATGCTCAAGCCGATCTCATTCGAGATCATCGCAAGATCGACCGTCTGTTCGCCTCCCTGAGTTAAAAGCGCGTGACGGTCGCCAAGCGGGGCACAATCCTCATCCCTTCAGGGCCGCCGCAAGACCCCGGCAGAATGCATCTGTTCGTTGTCTGCTCTGACCCGTGCCCTGAGGGGAAGCAGGTAATCGTATCGGTTTCGAC includes the following:
- a CDS encoding peptidylprolyl isomerase, which translates into the protein MSHETQDDPARTAHPEPETPDIVLSSPLGEIVVRPDYARAPLTSAHFVTLVRDGWLDQACFYRVVRSRPEGEGPPTIDVIQGGLGFARADHAPPVPHENTVDTGLRHGDGVVSLAKRQEAPARSEFFICIGDQDILNGGGPPPPEGQGTGFPAFAKVISGMDVVRAIHQRPSDAPVPGGDERLAGQFLDTPIPLRIGLRRPSAYSD
- a CDS encoding rhamnogalacturonan acetylesterase encodes the protein MIAALVSVLVFGTTPQAAPVAPVGGQTVRIVLVGDSTTANISGWGAAFCADHVAPSVACVNRARGGRSSGSYIAEGLWDGVLAELSTPGFRRTYVLIQFGHNDQPGKPGRSTDLATQFPANLTRYVIEARAQGAIPVLVTPLARRQFVHGRLQNDLAPWAEAVRRVARDTGAPVVDLNASSAAAIQALGPLESARFAAAAPSPEQAAALSSDMAAEQAPGAQATPRSTPSRNAAVAEPQGAPRVAFDHTHLGREGAKFFSALVAADLIRAVPDLRDDLAP
- a CDS encoding alpha/beta hydrolase; this translates as MTDDVLSAWTPWTAPGWRVRALAGPEGRRLDLMLAAPQGTAPSGGWPLLFALDGGRFFAALAGAAEALSHRTEKTGVVPMVVAALVHRPDQGPLADQRARDFTRSPGPEAAAPSGGAGALRDLLAEAVLPMLAGAALIDPARTTLFGHSLGGLFVLETLRSDPALFARWVAISPSLWWTTPPADIAAPSLMVGCGEAETGRDMRGRITAWVAEKPDGAVFRQVSGADHGSAPFALIPDILRHASGGPAQRPETAP
- a CDS encoding iron ABC transporter permease, which codes for MRRNLMMDISLSSADAALQVLKQHRRLRLRRRLLLAGLAVACVAALCLDAATGPSGLSAWRIVTGIVRPDLLSPSEAAIIWQIRLPYALTAILVGAALALSGAEMQTVLNNPLASPFTLGVSSAASFGASLAIVLGLGLPFVPADGVVALNAFVFAFGSVLLLQALARARRGGVQSIVLFGIALVFAFNALTALVQFVASQEALQQLVFWTMGSLSRASWRSVAVLAAVVVLTLPFSWAAARALTALRLGEDRALSAGVDVGRLRFFSLLRASLLSAAAVAFVGVVGFVGLVGPHIARLLVGEDHRLYLPASVLSGALLMSLASAASKALVPGALLPVGVVTAVIGVPAFLILIFRSGARG
- a CDS encoding ABC transporter ATP-binding protein; protein product: MSLVVQHLTARYGERTILSDVALQPLAAGQVVSLIGPNGAGKTTLMRAIAGLTPASGQVLLDGQDLNRMSIAERARHVAYMPQTLPQDVALTVLETVIAALEASPSAAGSTQAETRALAALERVGAVDLALKRLDRLSGGQRQIAGLAQAMVRQPRVLLLDEPTSALDLRHQLELFGLARAYARENQAVVVMVLHDLQAAARVSDRIVVLAGGRVQVEGSPAETVTPAVLAEVWQVRARVEPCARGQIQVMVDAVL
- a CDS encoding class I SAM-dependent methyltransferase, which produces MSGAAASPTLDWNGDSGRRWVENQDRLDRMLAAYGEALARAADPAVGDHVLDVGCGAGATTFDMAARVGPGGRVVGLDISAPLIERALDLASARGETVDFRLADAASTDFAPDFDRVVSRFGVMFFDDPVAAFANLRRALKPGGRMVFVCWRAAAENDWTRLPMGAIRDIVPPAPPPGPDAPGPFSFGDRARIERIMTEAGYADVDIRPFDSLIPFGVGDTADAALDDAVDHAIRVGPLERALKDVSDAVRAQALAAARLAFAGKLRPDGVWIDGAAWIVSARPA
- a CDS encoding YncE family protein, whose translation is MTSVRFTASALAYMAATAVLAATAAPALADTAAIGAPAAAPVAGASAPSIVKSVKVAPGGLYEIVFNPADSNILIAAVGPRGETRGAIARLSADLTPGQAIDVSANPLYGLGFNSRTQMLYGTATRSGSVGVVDVRTGRLVATIKDGDDDSAHVREVVVDEARNKAYVTVVGGEANDASRPNQIWVVDGATHTIERKIVAPVGGLTGAALDARNNRLFVTGMSSNDVGVIDLNTGQSAGVWPTGSEKPTNVAFDARGNRLFVASQGTGDLTVMNAADGAVIKKVPTGEGALSVAYNPGVDQVYVANRQAGTVTVVNGADYAVVANLQTGTFPQTIAIDPATNAVYVTNKARGLPRNAPAGTPVPVDPAGDTVTLIRP
- a CDS encoding ABC transporter substrate-binding protein codes for the protein MIASPHCVLSRRSALLGLGGLSVGGLSLLAACGPTEKAASGAALKDLRDRPVQPLSPGQKISIDDGRYLTALALIHPDPVSLLAAWSGDVNRISPDMYRAYVEKFPALATLPKIPRSGEPFNLEAVLAARPSMAVVSVESGPSDEQAAQLQAAGVPVAFIDFFNHPFENQARSLALLGALIGRGERAAAFNAFKKARLDAISAKVATVPMDQRPTVFLEPHAMITPDCCNSPGRGNVGDYIAFVGGRNIGADVLAAPTGKLNLEYVIQRDPDVYIATGGPHLAKAGGFVVGPDFTPEQSQAGLRRVTGRPGISTLKAVRQGRAHGLSHQLINSPIDIVATEVLAKWIHPELFGDLNPRATLDLINQQFLAVPYRGDYWADLTPA
- a CDS encoding alpha/beta hydrolase; translation: MRRALLIAVLGVAALAAARTPALAQPAQAAPLGRTIADVGSAYYRFERLSVTSEDGARVYRIWVATPRKAAPPSGRPVAWLLDGDAALARIDEALLARLDAGDPPVIVTIGYEGDRQFDVLARAFDYTPRPSGDVAAVDPAGRPGGGADAFLTLLHDRIGPEVARRVAVDPRRSLIWGHSYGGLCVLHAALTRPDAYHAFVAASPSLWWGYGAVLKEAPPLLARPSRPDMTLTLLVGEDEAKGRSSRLHVHPMWTSVPVGATRDLATQLTGAGVDVRYGQMPGQGHGGMLAASLIPTLLSLAGVGPAPGEPLS